The Alistipes megaguti sequence TTGCCGCCGGCGGCGTTCAGCAACACGTCGATGTGGTCGTAGGCCTTCAGAATGGCGTCGCGATTGGCCTCAAGCGCCTTGCGGTTCAGCACGTCGGTGGTCAGGAACAGCGCCTCACCGCCCTTCCCGCGGATCGACGACACCAGCTCCGAGCCGGCCTTCTCGTCGCGGTCCAGCACGACGACTTTCGCCCCCTGCTCGGCCAGGTAGGCACAGATCGAACGGCCCAGAATACCGGCTCCGCCCGTCACGACAACCACACGGTCGCGAATGTCAAAGAGATTTTTCATGATCGGTTCAATTGATATTGTTGGTATAGTACGAAATATTCTCGCGCAGCAGAATGTCGATCGGCAGGTTGTTGACCGCCGCCGGACGACGCCCCTCGACCAGCCATCCGCACAACGCCATCACCCCGCAATAACCCTGCATCTCGGGGCGTTGGGCCACCAGGGCGGTGACCACCCCCTCCTCGAGCATCCGCCGGTTGCGGGCGATCACATCGTAGCCCACCAGCCGCACGTCGGTACGCTGCCGGGCTGCCAGGTAGCCGCCCAGAATGTGGCAGGTCGAATTGAAGGTCACGGCGCCGGCAATCGATCGATGGCAGTCAAACAGTTCGTCGAGCATGCGGGCATTGTGCGCCCCGTCGTCCAGACGCAGCGACACATGGTGCAGGGTTCCGCGAAAATCGTGGCGCGCAAGATAGTCCCGAAAGCCACGCTCACGCTCGCGGCACTGGTTCGAGCCGCCGTCTCCGTGATGGAGAATCCGTCCCACGACGATGTCGGCCCCGGGATCCAGTCGCTCGAAAAGCAGACGCGCCGCCACCACCCCGGCATCGAACGACGAGGTGCCGTAATAAGCCAGCCGATGGCACTCCGGCAGATCGGAATCGACAAAGACATAGGGAATCTCCCGCCGGTCGAGCTCCCCGGCAAAGGGGATGACCCGCTCGGCAAAGAGCGTGGCCAGGAGCACACCGTCGAAGGACTCCGCCCGCAGCCGTTCGAGCAGTGCATCGAACGACGTCCGGTCGTACTGATCGAAATAAAAGCGGTGCACCTCGACGTTGTAACGCCGCGCCTCGGCCTCGGCCCGGGCGATGCCCGCCTCGAAGTCGGCCCAGTAATCGCCCTTGGCAAAACGGGGCATCACCACGGCCACCGCGTACCGACGTCCCGAAGCCAGCGAACGCGCAATCAGATTCGGACGGTAGTCGACCCGTTCGAGCACCTCCCGGATCCGGGCCAGATTCCCGGCCGAGACCTTGCCGCGGTTGTGGATCACGCGGTCGACCGTTGCCGTCGATACGCCCGCCATCCGGGCGATGTCGACGATCCGCACCGTCGCCACGGCTCCGCCATCCCCGGCCGGCTTCATCGTTGCGTCCGACGTCCTCGCCCCGGACCGGTCCCGTTCCGAAGGGGTCGGGGCGGCCGGCCGCGTCTTCGTCGGCGACGCGTCTCTCTCCGAGGGGATATCTTCGTGTTCTCGCTGCATGATCGTGTGCTTCGGATCTTGGGATCCGCGGTCCGACAAAAGTAGGTACTTTTTTCGAAAATCGCAAGTGTGTGCGCACACACTTATGATTTTGAGCAAAAAAATCCGACCCGCAGGTCGGATTTCATGGACGGAGCCAAAAGAGTCGATGCCGCCTCAGGTGCCAGGCATCCCGATGGTCCCACCCTCCGGAAGGCCGGTCGCGAGCCGCACCGAAGCCTTGGATGAGGCTACGCCGGATGCTTCAACCCCGGGAAGTCGGGCGACACGACGATGCGGATGGCCCGGTGGAGGATCGAGAACTCGAGCGGCGTATGGCCCAGCGGTTCGCCGTCGATCTCGACCGAGACCTCGGGCGACGACTCGATGCGGATGTGGCTGCCCCGCTCCTGAAGAATGTGGCGGATACGGTAGATCCCGCCGTTGAAGAGGTAGTGGAAGCGGAAGAGCACATGCCAGAAGTGGATCGGGCGGATGAGCGAAAGGTCCAGAATGCCGTCGTCGGCAACGGCCGCCGGAAGGGGCTGCATGCCGCCGCCGTTGAACTTGCAGATGCCCACGGCCGCCGACAGCAGCAGGTTGTTGTAAACCAGCCGGTCGTCGACCCACACCTTGATGCCCGTCGACTTGTAGCGGAAGAAGTTCTTCACCACGCACCACGTATAGCGCCAGCGGCTCTTGTGGCCCTTCTTCTTCAGGTGGGAGAGCTTGCGCACGACGTGGGCGTCGAATCCTACGCCGGCCACATTGGCCATGTAGCGGCTCTGGCGGTAGTGGGCCTCCTCGTACGAAACCACCCCGACGTCCTGCAGGAACGAACACCCGGCGCTGATCGCCCGCACGGCATCCTGATAGCGGTTCGAGATGCCGAACGTACGCACCCAGTCGTTGCCCGTACCGACGGCAACGACAGCCAGCAGCACCTCGTCCGGACACACCGTCTGCTGGATGAAGAGGCCGTTGACCACCTCATGCAGCGTACCGTCGCCCCCGACGGCGATGATCCGCCGGTAGCCCTCGCGCACGGCCGTCACGGTCAGCTCCGTGGCGTGGAACTTGTGCTCCGTGAAGACCGGTTCGCAGACGATATGCGCATCGCGCAGCAGCTTCGAGATCTGCGGAAAGTGATCGAGCCCGCGGCCGCCGCCGGCCACGGGATTGACGATCACGAACCACTTGTCGGACTGTACGGCCACCTCGACGCTACTTTTCGGGGATGTGACACAGCGTGTCGGTCAGGAAGTCGTAGAACTTCACGACCGAGGCGATCTCCACCTTCTCGTCCGGCGAGTGGGGATAGCAGATCGTCGGACCGAACGAGATCATGTCCAGACCCGGATAGTTGCTGCCGATGATGCCGCACTCCAGTCCGGCGTGGATGGCCGTCACGTGGGGTTTCCGACCGAAGAGACGCTCGTAGGAGGCGGTCATCGCCTTCAGGATCGGCGACGACATGTCGGGATTCCAGCCGTCGTACTCGCCCGTCAGCTCGGTCTGTGCGCCGGCCAGGGCAAACAGCGCCTCGATGGCCTCGCCCAGGGCGCGCTTCTCGCTGCGCACCGAACTGCGCAGCAGGCACTGCAGCTTCACCGTGCGGCCGTCCGAGACCACGCGGGCCAGGTTCGTCGAGGTCTGAACCAGCCCCTCCATCGCCTTCGACATCTTCTGCACGCCGTCCGGACAGGCCACCACGGCACGTACCAGCGCATCGGCCGTCTTCGCAGGCATCATGCCGGCCGGACGTCCGCACTCCTCGGCAAACATCTCGATCGAATCCTCGATGCCGGC is a genomic window containing:
- a CDS encoding LacI family DNA-binding transcriptional regulator, with product MKPAGDGGAVATVRIVDIARMAGVSTATVDRVIHNRGKVSAGNLARIREVLERVDYRPNLIARSLASGRRYAVAVVMPRFAKGDYWADFEAGIARAEAEARRYNVEVHRFYFDQYDRTSFDALLERLRAESFDGVLLATLFAERVIPFAGELDRREIPYVFVDSDLPECHRLAYYGTSSFDAGVVAARLLFERLDPGADIVVGRILHHGDGGSNQCRERERGFRDYLARHDFRGTLHHVSLRLDDGAHNARMLDELFDCHRSIAGAVTFNSTCHILGGYLAARQRTDVRLVGYDVIARNRRMLEEGVVTALVAQRPEMQGYCGVMALCGWLVEGRRPAAVNNLPIDILLRENISYYTNNIN
- a CDS encoding diacylglycerol kinase family protein, with amino-acid sequence MAVQSDKWFVIVNPVAGGGRGLDHFPQISKLLRDAHIVCEPVFTEHKFHATELTVTAVREGYRRIIAVGGDGTLHEVVNGLFIQQTVCPDEVLLAVVAVGTGNDWVRTFGISNRYQDAVRAISAGCSFLQDVGVVSYEEAHYRQSRYMANVAGVGFDAHVVRKLSHLKKKGHKSRWRYTWCVVKNFFRYKSTGIKVWVDDRLVYNNLLLSAAVGICKFNGGGMQPLPAAVADDGILDLSLIRPIHFWHVLFRFHYLFNGGIYRIRHILQERGSHIRIESSPEVSVEIDGEPLGHTPLEFSILHRAIRIVVSPDFPGLKHPA